One region of Faecalibacter bovis genomic DNA includes:
- a CDS encoding DUF6266 family protein, translating to MGKINDSIISGTSGRTGRIVVANVNGIEISRIRPKKSSKPPTSKQLLVKDRFNKVVEFMRSYREYAKKFYGHKVGLKSPYNNAMGNILNSIECDMNNLTLIPHYDRMHFSKGIGVSPQPTAISSPNPYTLQIDWENNTAGTSDEDDYLVVLLAEDEQLDAQTVFYKTTTKRIDETIQLTLLPRYQNKDMHVWIAFVNNEDLYASNSIYIGSITII from the coding sequence ATGGGAAAAATTAACGACAGTATTATTTCAGGAACATCAGGGCGTACAGGGCGCATTGTTGTAGCAAATGTCAACGGCATTGAAATTTCACGTATTCGACCAAAAAAATCTTCAAAACCTCCTACATCTAAACAGCTATTAGTTAAAGATCGTTTCAACAAAGTAGTTGAATTCATGAGAAGTTACCGCGAATATGCTAAAAAATTCTATGGCCATAAAGTAGGTTTAAAATCTCCTTATAATAATGCAATGGGGAATATTTTAAATTCAATAGAATGTGATATGAATAATTTAACTCTTATTCCCCATTATGACAGAATGCATTTCTCAAAAGGCATAGGGGTTAGCCCACAACCAACAGCTATTAGTTCACCAAATCCTTACACCTTACAAATAGATTGGGAAAATAATACAGCAGGTACATCTGATGAAGATGATTATTTGGTTGTTCTTTTAGCTGAAGATGAGCAATTAGATGCACAAACAGTATTTTATAAAACCACTACGAAACGTATTGATGAAACAATACAATTAACCCTTTTACCAAGATATCAAAATAAAGACATGCACGTTTGGATTGCATTCGTAAATAATGAAGATTTGTATGCATCAAATTCAATATACATCGGATCAATTACAATAATTTAA
- a CDS encoding helix-turn-helix domain-containing protein yields MEKNPHHNTMKTFQQIIVEIDKIKLALENLDVHSMDLVLMEEREVLELLKISRSTLFNYREKKIIKAYNFFGRNIYFKHEIYKVIINQLLH; encoded by the coding sequence ATGGAAAAGAATCCACATCACAACACGATGAAAACATTTCAGCAAATTATTGTTGAAATAGATAAGATTAAATTAGCATTAGAAAATCTAGATGTCCATTCGATGGATTTAGTACTAATGGAAGAAAGGGAAGTATTAGAACTACTTAAAATTAGTCGATCAACATTGTTCAACTATCGAGAAAAGAAAATAATTAAAGCATATAATTTTTTCGGTCGAAACATCTATTTCAAACACGAAATTTACAAAGTAATCATCAATCAATTACTTCATTAA